Within the Thermus tengchongensis genome, the region GCGTGTTCCAGGAGGAGTTCTCCCCGGTTCCCGTGGTTGGCGTCCACCAGTTCCACGATGGGGTAGCCCCCGTTGGTGAGACGGAAGAGGAGGGCCTTCTTGGCCTCGGCGAAGCGGGGCAGGTCCTCGGGGTTGAGGAGCCTTTGCCGGAGGGCGAACTCGGGGGTCAGGAAGGTATCCAGGAAGCTCAGGTCCGTGTGGACGGTGCGCACCTGGAAAAGCTGCTTGAGCCCCAGGCCGGTGGGCCTCTCGTAGGTGAGCCGCTCCCCTAGGGGCAGGGCCTCGTACTCCGGGCCGAACCGCCCCTTATCCCAGCGCTCCTCCACCTCCTTGAGGAGCAGGTAGCCCAGGCGGTAAGGGTTGAAGCCGTGTGGGGCAAGGAGTCCGGCCTGGAGTTCGGCAAACTCCAGGGCTTCCTCCGGGGAGAGAAGGGGGAGGAGGAGGCGGGTGTGCCAGTAGGTGGCCCAGCCCTCGTTGAGGATCTTGGTGGCCGCTTGCGGCACATAGTACAGGCTTTCCTCTCGGATGATCTCCAGGATGCCCTTCTGCCAGGGGGCCAAAGGGGCATACCGGGCCAGGAAGCCCAGGATGTCCCGGGTGGGCCTAGGGGGGAGGGGTTCGGGGCGCCCCCCCTCCTCGGCCTCCTTGGGGGGCTCGGGCGGGGGGTTCACGTAGGGGTCCAGGTAGGGGCGCACCCGCAGGCGCTTGGGGGGTTCGGCCTCCTCCGGTCCCTCCTTCTCCGGCCGCCGGATGTAAGGGGCGTGGGGATCGATGAGGTTTTCTAGGGAGAGGGCCAAATCCAAAAACTCCTCCACGCTCCTCGCCCCGTGCCGCTCCATGGCCTTTTCCACAAAGGCCGCATGGTGCGCCATTTCCTCGTGCATGTCCTTGGGGATGGGCTTAAAGGCCAGGTTGTTCTGGAAGAAGTCGGCGTGGGCAAAGACGTGGGCCATGACCAGCTTCTGGGCGAGGAGGGTGTTGCTCTTGAGGAGGTAGGCCCGGACGGGGTGGGTGTTCACCACCAGCTCGTAGATGCGCCCGAGACCATAGCGGTAGGTTTCCCGGTGGCGCAGGTACTCGCTCCCCCAGCGCCAATGGGGGTAGCGGCGGGGAAAGCCCCCGTAGGCGGCCAGCATGGCCATCTCCTCGGGGCCCACCTCCTCAAAGAGCACGGGGGGGAAGGAAAGCCCTGCCGCCAAGGCCCTTTCCCGCAGGATCTCGGCCCACTGCCTCAGCTCCTTGCGCATCCCTTACCCTCCCAGAAGCCGCCTCAGGGCCAAGGGCAGGTCCTCCCTGCCCCGCACCTCCGTGGCGGCCAGCCCCTCCTCTTTTCCCAAGGCCTCCTTCAAGTCCTCCAGAAACCGCCCCTGGCCGTAAGGCCCCTGCACCTGGGCGTACCCGTAGAGGGCCAGGGTGGGGAGGAGGCGCCTTAGGGCCTCGAGGGCCAAGGGGGTGTCCCCCTGCCAGTTCTCCCCGTCGGAGAAGTGGTAGAGGTAGCGGTTGTAGAAGGCCTCGGGGTAGGCCTTGAGGATCTCCTCCGCCAGGAGGAGGGCGCTGGAAAGCCTCGTGCCCCCGCCTTCCCGGGCCCGGAAGAACTCCTCCTCGCTCACCTCCCAGGCCTCGGCGTCGTGGAGGAGGTAGCGCCTTTCCAGCCGGGGGAAGTGGCGCTTAATCCAGAGGGTGATCCAAAAAGAGAGGGTCTTCACTAGCCTAAGCTCCTCCTCCCGCATGCTCCCGGAGACGTCCAGGGCGAAGAGGACCACCGCTTGGGCGTGGGGACGGGGCTTGCTCCTCGGGGCCTTGTAGCGGAGGTCCTCCCGCTCAGGGACCAAAAGGGGCTCTTCTGGACGGTACTCCCCGGTGATGAGGGCCCGCTTCAGGCTTTCCTTGAGGGTGCGGCGCACGTGGCGCAGGCCCCTGGGGCCTTTCCGGGCGATGGTGGTGTAGCGGAAGGCCTCCTCCGTCACCTCCCCTTCTCCCTTGGGCCGGAGCCGGGGAAGCCTTAGGGCCTCCCCCATGAGGTCCAAGAACTCCTCCAGCTCCAGCTCGGCCACGGGCACGTGGCCCGCGGGGCCCAGGCCTTCCGTCCCCGGGCCCCCAAGGCCCAGGCCTTCCCCCCGGGGCTCCCCGTAGACGATCTTGGGGAGCTCCAGCTGGGGCAAGGGGATGGAGACCAGGCGGCCTTCCACCTGGCCGAAGAGTTCCTCCCGGGTTAAAAACTCCCGGGCCTTTTTCTTCACCTCCCCGCGCACGATCTCCTTGAAGCGCAGAAGGTCCCGCTCGATGGGCCTCATCGCTCACCCCGGGCGAAGATGGAGGCGGCGAACTCCAAAACCCCGCTGGCGCAGTGCTCGCAGTAGCCGTGGTCGCGGATGAGGCGGGCCTTGACCACGTCGATCTTGGCCTGGGTCTCCGGGTCCACTACTCCCGAGACCAAGGCGGAGAGACGGATGGTGTCCTTCTGGTCGTCAAAAAGCTTCAACTCCAGGGCCCGGCGGAGCCTTTCGTTGTCCTTGTAGGTGAACGGCCTTCCCTCCAAGGCTAAGGCGCCGATGTAGTTCATGATCTCCCGGCGGAAGTCGTCCTTGCGGGACTCGGGGATCTCGATGCGCTCCTCGATGGAGCGCATGAGGCGCTCGTTGGGAGGCTCGGGGGCACCGGTGTAGGGGTTTTTCACCTTCTCCCCCAGGACGTAGGCCTTCACGTGGTCGATGTAGTTGTGGAAGAGGCGGTTGAGGGCCTCCTCGTCCGCGGCGATGGCCCTTTGCACCTCGTTCTTCACGATCTCCGCGTACTCGGCCTTCACCTCCTGCAGAAGGGCCCGGTAGCGCTCCCGGGTCTTCTCGTCGGAGATGAGGGAGTGGTGCTTCAGGCCCTCCTCCAGCTCGTTCATCACCATGAAGGGGTTGATGCAGGGCTCCTCCGAGGTGACCAGGACGTTGGAGATCTTGTCCTGGATGTAGCGGGGGCTGATCCCCTCCAAGCCCTCCCGCTTGGCCTCGGCCATGAGCTCCCGCACCGCCTCCTCCGTCCAGCCGGGAAGGAGCTTGCCGTCGTAGAGCTTGAGCTTCTGCATGAGGGTGAGCCCCGCCCGCTTGGGAGGCTCCAGCCGGGTGAGGACGGCCCAGGTGGCGGCCATCTCCAGGGTGTGGGGGGCGATGTGCTTGGCCCGCACCTTGCTGAAGTCCCGCTTATAGATCTTCACCTCGTCGGAGACCCGCAGGATGTAGGGGACGTCGATCTTGATGGTGCGGTCGCGAAGGGCCTCCATGTACTCGTTGGCCTGGAGCTTGCGGTATTCCGGCTCGTTGGTGTGCCCAAGGATGATCTCGTCGATGTCCGTCTGGGCGAACTTCTTGGACTTGATCTTGTGCTCCTGGCTGGCGGTGAGGAGGTCGTAGAGGAAGGCCACGTCCAGCTTGAGGATCTCGATGAACTCCACCAGGCCGCGGTTGGCGATGTTGAGCTCCCCGTCGAAGTTGAAGGCCCGGGGGTCGGAATCGGAGCCGTAGATGGCCACCTTGCGGTAGTTGATGTCCCCGGTGAGCTCGGTGGAGTCCTGGTTCTTTTCGTCCTTGGGCTGGAAGGTGCCGATGCCGATCCGGTCCTTTTCCGAGAGGACCAGGCGCTTCACCACCACCTCGTCCTCCAAGACGGCCGCCAGGTCCCCCCCGTGGCGGGCCAGGGCCTCCCGCATCTGGAAGCGGCACACCGGGCAGAGGTCCCCTTCCACCTCGAGGGGGTAGGGGTACTCGGGATGGAGGTGCCTAAGCTCCTCGAGGAACTCGTTTCGGATCTCCTTGGGCAGGAGGAGGAGGGGTTCCTCGTGCATGGGGCAGGGGAGGGGGCCCTCTGGGGTTTTCCAGTAGAAGGTGAAAAGCTTCCCTTCCTCCGTGCGGCTGTAGGCCTCGAGGCCCTTCTTGAGGAGCCGGGCGATGGTGCTCTTGGCCGAGCCCACGGGGCCGTGGAGGAGGAGGATCCGCCGTTCGGGTCCTAGGCGGTGGGCGGCAGCTTTTAAGGTGGCCACCAGGCGCATGAGGGGCTTGTCCAGGCCGAAGATGGCGTCCTTCCCCTCCTCAAAAGGGTCGTCGAAGAACCGGTAGTGAAGGAGCTTCTCCCTGAAGAGGGTATACTCCTCCACCCCGTAGGAGAGAATCATGTCGTGGACCCTCTGGAAGCTGGTCCTCAAGGGCCTGGGGTCCTTCTTGAGAAGGCCTAGATAGTCGGCGAAGGAGCCTTCCCAGCTTAAGGCCCGGTAAGCCTCGAGGTCTTGACGGCGACGGATGCGCTCCAGTTCGTTCATGGACGCCCTCCTTCATACCGGCTAGGGACGGGTTTTGATAGCTTTGCCTTTATTGTAGCAGGTTCTGGGCGGAGAATGTGGCCCCGGTTCTAGCTGGGGAAGGGGTTTTGCGCTAAGCTTCCCTAGCTTCTTGAGATCTCATAGAACCCCCGGGCGTTGTGGAGAAAGTGGGCCAGGATGCCAGGGAGGAGGCTTCCCGTGAGGAGGTAGGTGAGCCCGAAAAGGAGCCCGGCAAGCCCGGTGTAAAGGGGATAGGCGAAGGCCCGCCTGGGGGCGGGGTGAAGGAGGGCGAAGACCAGGGCCTGGAGGAAGAGCCCCGAGGGCCCCAGCCAGGCCGTGAGGAGGCTTTGCAGAAGCCCGCGGAAGAAGACCTCCTCCGCCACCCCCGAAAGGAGGGCGAGGAGAAGGAGGGTTGCGGGTCCTACCCCAGCCCGGCGCAGGGCTTCTCCCAAGACCCGATGGAGGCTTTCCGCCTCCCGAAAGGAAGCGGGGAAGAGATGCCGGAAGGCTTCCTCCAAAGCGGCCAAGGCCAGGATGAGACCCAGGGCATAAAGGAGTTCCCTGGGGCTCGCCTGGCCGAAGGGAAGGCCCAAGAGGAGCATGCCCGAGGCCCCAAGGAGGAGTAGCCCTCCTTGGAGGGCCAGGAGCAAGCCCAGGGGCGGGGGGACCAAGGCCCTAAGGCCTACTCCCCGCCCAGGGCGAAGCCCTGGTCCAGGAGCTTCTTGGGGTAAGCGCGGAAGGCGAGGAGGGTTTCCGTGCGCTCCACCCCTTCCAGGGCCAGGATCCCCTGGGTGACGGCATCGTCCAGTTCCTCGAGGTCCTTCAGGCGCAGAAGGGCCAGCAGGTCAAAGGGGCCCGTAACCGAGTAGACCTCGGCCACCTGGGGGAGTTCGGCGATGGCCTCGCCCAGGGCGGCGATCCGGTCCCCACGGGCACGGATGAGTACGAAGGCGGTGACCACCCCTTTATCCTACCTCCAGGATCAGCTTGGGCCGGAAGGCCAGGGCATCGGCGGCCACCAGGTGAAGGGGGATGCCCCGGTACTCCTTGGGCAGCTTTTCCGGGTCGGCCCCGTGCAGGTGGCCGTAGACGATGGCCTGGGGCTTGGCTTCCGCGGCCAACTCCAGGAGGGGGGTGGCCTCCCCGCTGGGGCCGAAGGGGGGAAAATGGAAGGCCACCACCAGATGGCGGTAAGCCTTTCCCTTAAGGTCCTGCAAGGAGAGCTTGAACCGCTCCACCTCCCGGGCGAAGATCCGTTTGTCCTCTGGGGTGGCGGGCGGGTACTGCCAGCCCCTACTTCCCGCCACCGCCACCCCGTCCAGGACCAAGGCGTCGTTTTGCAGGGCATACATCCCTGGGGGGAGCACGCTCCTCAGCCGGCTTATGGAGGGCCACCAGTAGTCGTGGTTCCCCTTCAGGAGCACCTTTTTGCCGGGCAGGGCGGCCAGGTCCAGGAGGTCCGGCAGGGCCTCGCCCAGGCGCATGGCCCAGGAGATGTCCCCGGGCACAATCACCAGGTCCCCCTCCGCCACCACCTCCCGCCAGCCCCGGAAGAAGGCCTCCGGGTGGCCCTGCCAGTTGGGGCCGAAGATGGTCATGGGCTTGGGGTGCAGGCGGGAGAGGTGGGGGTCGGCGATGGCGAAGACCCGCATGGGCTTTAGCGTACCCTATGGGTATGGAGAAGGCTGAGGCCCTGGCCTACGCCTTAAGGCTCCTTTCCCAAAGGGCCATGAGCCGGGCCCGCCTGCGGGAGAAGCTTCTCGGCCGCTTTCCCGAGGGAGAGGTGGAAGGAGCCTTGGCCCGCCTCGAGGAGCTGGGCTATCTAGACGACCGGGCCTTTGCGGAGGCCTTCGTGGCCACCAGGCGGAAGTATGGCCCCCATAAGCTCCGGTTTCTCCTGAAAGCCCGGGGGGTTCCGGAGGAGGTGGTGGAGGAGGTCCTTGCCGCTTATGGAGAGGAGGACAGCCTGGAGGCCGCGCTTAACGTCCTCCGCCGCTACCCCCGCCGCCAGGACAAGGCCAAGGCGGTGCGCTTCCTTCAGGGCCGGGGGTTTCCCCTTTCCGTGGCCTTGGAGGCGTACCGGCTTGTCAAGGAGGAGGAAAGCGGGTAAAAAGAGCCCATGCCCGAGGTGCGCGCGGAACGCTTCATCAAGGCCTCACCGGAAAAGGTGTACACCTTGGCCAAGGACCTGGAGGGCTTGAAGCCCTACCTCAAGGAGGTGGAAAGCCTCCGGGTGCTCGCCCAGGAGGGCCAGCGCACCCGAAGCGAATGGGTGGCGGTGGCCATGGGCAAGAAGGTGCGCTGGCTGGAGGAGGAGGAGTGGGACGACCAAAACCTTCGGAACCGCTTCTACTCCCCGGAGGGGGATTTTGACCGCTACGAGGGCACCTGGGTCTTCCTACCGGAGGGGGAGGGGACCCGGGTGGTCCTGAGCCTGACCTATGAGCTTACCATCCCCATCTTCGGGGGGCTTTTGCAGAAGCTGGTGCAAAAGCTCATGCAGGAGAATGTGGAGAGCCTTCTTAAGGGCTTGGAGGAGCGGGTTTTGGCTTCCTAGTTGCGCATGGGGCCCTTTTGCTCTACCATGGGCCTGAAGCCGCCCATGCCCTTCCAAAGCGGGGTGGCCCAAGAGCTTTCAGGAGGTCAAAGTGGAAACGTTGCGCGTGTCTTCCAAGTCCCGTCCCAACTCCGTGGCCGGCGCCATCGCGGCGCTCTTGCGCACCAAGGGGGAGGTGGAGGTGCAGGCCATCGGGCCCCAGGCGGTGAACCAGGCGGTGAAGGCCATCGCCATCGCCCGGGGGTACATCGCCCCCGACAACCTGGATCTGGTGGTCAAGCCGGCCTTCGTCAAGCTGGAACTGGAGAACGAGGAGCGGACCGCCCTTAAGTTCAGCATCAAGGCCCACCCCCTGGAGTCTTGAGGCCCGCAAGCCCCAGGGCCTTGGCCGTCCGCATCCTCCTCGAGGTGGAGCGGGGCGGCAGGGCCCAACTGCTTTTGGACCGGGCTTTGGACCGTCTGTCCTGGCCCGAGCGGGACAGGGCCTACGCCACCCACCTGGTCTACGGCACCCTGCGCCGCCTGAGGCTTTTGGACTTCCTTTTGGAACCTCTTCTAGAGCGTCCGGAGAAGCTCCCTAAGGAGGTGCGTTGGGTCCTGCGCCTGGGAGCCTGGGAGTGGCTTTCTGGCAAGGCGGACCACGCCCGGGTAAGCCCCTGGGTGGAGGAGGCCAAGCGCGCCCACCCACGCCTGGCGGGTTTGGTGAATGCGGTACTCCGGCGCCTCGAGCCCCGGGAGGCCCCGGAGTGCGTGCGCCTTTCCCTTCCCGAATGGCTCTGCGAAGCCTGGCGGGCCTTCTTCGGCCAGGTGGCCTTCGCCGAGGGCTTCAACGAGCCTGCCCCCCTCTTCCTCACCGCCTACCGCTCCGTGGAGGGGCTGAGGCCGGGGCCCCTTCCGGACAGCTACATCTGGGAGGGCCCGAAGACCGATTTTTCCGCCTTGGGGTTGCAGCCGCAAAACCCCGCCTCCCTCTTCGCCGCAATGCTTTTGGAGTCCAGTCCGGGGGAAAGGGTGCTGGACCTCTGCGGGGGGGCCGGGCTCAAGGCCTTCTATTTGGCGGCCAAGGGGGCGGAGGTGATCTCCTACGACCTGAACCCCAGACGGCAGCAGGCGGGGGAGAAGACAGCGAGGAAGCTGGGCCTGAGGGTGACCTACCGCACCCAGGACCTGACGGAACCCCTTCCCGAGAAGGCCAAAAAGGTCCTCCTGGATGCTCCTTGCACCGGAACCGGCACCTTTCGCAGCCATCCTGAGCTCCGCTACCGTTTGGCGCCCCAAGACCCCGGGCGCATGGCACAGTTGCAGCTCAAGCTCCTGGAAACCGCCGCCCGGGCCACGGAGGAGGGAGGGGTGCTGGTCTATAGCGTCTGCACCCTGACGGAGGAGGAGGGGGAGGGGGTGGCCCGGGCCTTTCTCGCCCGGCATTCGGAGTTTGAGCCGGAGCCTATAGCCTGCCCCTTTCCCGTGCTTCGGTCGGGCCTGGGCGTCTATGTGGCCCCAGAGGGAGGCCTGGATGGGTTTTATTACTTGCGCCTGCGGAAGGTAAACTCTAGAACATGAAGCTGGTGTTCGTGGGCCTGGGCAAGATGGGGAAAAGCATCCTGAAGGGTGCCTTGGAGCGGGGTTTCCTCAGGCCCGGGGAGGTGGGGGTGGTGGGCCGCACCCCGGAGCGCACCCGGGAGCTGGCCGAGGCCTTTGGCCTCCGCCCCCTGTCCCTGAAGGAACTCGTCCAGGCGGAACGGGTGCTTCTCGCGGTCCAGCCCCGGGATTTTCCCCATCTGGCCCCGGAGATGGCCCATCCCGGGGTGGGCTACATCTCCATCATGGCCGGGGTATCCACGGCGGTGCTTTCCCGCAGGCTGGACACCCGGAGGGTGGTGCGGGCCATGCCCAACCTGGCGGCAGTAATCGGGGAAAGCTCCACCGCCCTCACCGCCTTAAAGGAGGCCCGGGAGGCAGGGGACCTGGACTTCGCCCGGGCCCTTTTCGCCACCGTGGGGGACGTGTACGAGATCCCCGAGCACCTTTTCGATCCTTTTACCGCCATGTCCGCTTCCGCCCCCGCCTATCTGGCGGTGGTGGCGGAGGCCTTGGCCGACGCGGGGGTGAAGATGGGTATGCCCCGGGCCCTGGCCCTGCGCCTGGCGGCGGAGGCCTTGGCGGCCACGGGGGAACTCCTGAAGGGCCGCCATCCCGCCCAGCTTAAGGACGAGGTGGCAAGCCCCGGGGGCACCACCATCCACGGCCTCCATGCCCTCGAGGCCCGCTCCTTAAGGGCCG harbors:
- a CDS encoding SpoVR family protein — protein: MRKELRQWAEILRERALAAGLSFPPVLFEEVGPEEMAMLAAYGGFPRRYPHWRWGSEYLRHRETYRYGLGRIYELVVNTHPVRAYLLKSNTLLAQKLVMAHVFAHADFFQNNLAFKPIPKDMHEEMAHHAAFVEKAMERHGARSVEEFLDLALSLENLIDPHAPYIRRPEKEGPEEAEPPKRLRVRPYLDPYVNPPPEPPKEAEEGGRPEPLPPRPTRDILGFLARYAPLAPWQKGILEIIREESLYYVPQAATKILNEGWATYWHTRLLLPLLSPEEALEFAELQAGLLAPHGFNPYRLGYLLLKEVEERWDKGRFGPEYEALPLGERLTYERPTGLGLKQLFQVRTVHTDLSFLDTFLTPEFALRQRLLNPEDLPRFAEAKKALLFRLTNGGYPIVELVDANHGNRGELLLEHAYEGVELDLKKTQAVLENLYRLWGRPVHLKTVVGEKETLLSAGS
- a CDS encoding DUF444 family protein — translated: MRPIERDLLRFKEIVRGEVKKKAREFLTREELFGQVEGRLVSIPLPQLELPKIVYGEPRGEGLGLGGPGTEGLGPAGHVPVAELELEEFLDLMGEALRLPRLRPKGEGEVTEEAFRYTTIARKGPRGLRHVRRTLKESLKRALITGEYRPEEPLLVPEREDLRYKAPRSKPRPHAQAVVLFALDVSGSMREEELRLVKTLSFWITLWIKRHFPRLERRYLLHDAEAWEVSEEEFFRAREGGGTRLSSALLLAEEILKAYPEAFYNRYLYHFSDGENWQGDTPLALEALRRLLPTLALYGYAQVQGPYGQGRFLEDLKEALGKEEGLAATEVRGREDLPLALRRLLGG
- a CDS encoding PrkA family serine protein kinase, with protein sequence MNELERIRRRQDLEAYRALSWEGSFADYLGLLKKDPRPLRTSFQRVHDMILSYGVEEYTLFREKLLHYRFFDDPFEEGKDAIFGLDKPLMRLVATLKAAAHRLGPERRILLLHGPVGSAKSTIARLLKKGLEAYSRTEEGKLFTFYWKTPEGPLPCPMHEEPLLLLPKEIRNEFLEELRHLHPEYPYPLEVEGDLCPVCRFQMREALARHGGDLAAVLEDEVVVKRLVLSEKDRIGIGTFQPKDEKNQDSTELTGDINYRKVAIYGSDSDPRAFNFDGELNIANRGLVEFIEILKLDVAFLYDLLTASQEHKIKSKKFAQTDIDEIILGHTNEPEYRKLQANEYMEALRDRTIKIDVPYILRVSDEVKIYKRDFSKVRAKHIAPHTLEMAATWAVLTRLEPPKRAGLTLMQKLKLYDGKLLPGWTEEAVRELMAEAKREGLEGISPRYIQDKISNVLVTSEEPCINPFMVMNELEEGLKHHSLISDEKTRERYRALLQEVKAEYAEIVKNEVQRAIAADEEALNRLFHNYIDHVKAYVLGEKVKNPYTGAPEPPNERLMRSIEERIEIPESRKDDFRREIMNYIGALALEGRPFTYKDNERLRRALELKLFDDQKDTIRLSALVSGVVDPETQAKIDVVKARLIRDHGYCEHCASGVLEFAASIFARGER
- a CDS encoding CPBP family intramembrane glutamic endopeptidase — its product is MVPPPLGLLLALQGGLLLLGASGMLLLGLPFGQASPRELLYALGLILALAALEEAFRHLFPASFREAESLHRVLGEALRRAGVGPATLLLLALLSGVAEEVFFRGLLQSLLTAWLGPSGLFLQALVFALLHPAPRRAFAYPLYTGLAGLLFGLTYLLTGSLLPGILAHFLHNARGFYEISRS
- a CDS encoding Lrp/AsnC family transcriptional regulator encodes the protein MVTAFVLIRARGDRIAALGEAIAELPQVAEVYSVTGPFDLLALLRLKDLEELDDAVTQGILALEGVERTETLLAFRAYPKKLLDQGFALGGE
- a CDS encoding metallophosphoesterase, with protein sequence MRVFAIADPHLSRLHPKPMTIFGPNWQGHPEAFFRGWREVVAEGDLVIVPGDISWAMRLGEALPDLLDLAALPGKKVLLKGNHDYWWPSISRLRSVLPPGMYALQNDALVLDGVAVAGSRGWQYPPATPEDKRIFAREVERFKLSLQDLKGKAYRHLVVAFHFPPFGPSGEATPLLELAAEAKPQAIVYGHLHGADPEKLPKEYRGIPLHLVAADALAFRPKLILEVG
- a CDS encoding regulatory protein RecX, whose translation is MGMEKAEALAYALRLLSQRAMSRARLREKLLGRFPEGEVEGALARLEELGYLDDRAFAEAFVATRRKYGPHKLRFLLKARGVPEEVVEEVLAAYGEEDSLEAALNVLRRYPRRQDKAKAVRFLQGRGFPLSVALEAYRLVKEEESG
- a CDS encoding type II toxin-antitoxin system RatA family toxin, with the translated sequence MPEVRAERFIKASPEKVYTLAKDLEGLKPYLKEVESLRVLAQEGQRTRSEWVAVAMGKKVRWLEEEEWDDQNLRNRFYSPEGDFDRYEGTWVFLPEGEGTRVVLSLTYELTIPIFGGLLQKLVQKLMQENVESLLKGLEERVLAS
- a CDS encoding stage V sporulation protein S → METLRVSSKSRPNSVAGAIAALLRTKGEVEVQAIGPQAVNQAVKAIAIARGYIAPDNLDLVVKPAFVKLELENEERTALKFSIKAHPLES
- a CDS encoding RsmB/NOP family class I SAM-dependent RNA methyltransferase, yielding MRPASPRALAVRILLEVERGGRAQLLLDRALDRLSWPERDRAYATHLVYGTLRRLRLLDFLLEPLLERPEKLPKEVRWVLRLGAWEWLSGKADHARVSPWVEEAKRAHPRLAGLVNAVLRRLEPREAPECVRLSLPEWLCEAWRAFFGQVAFAEGFNEPAPLFLTAYRSVEGLRPGPLPDSYIWEGPKTDFSALGLQPQNPASLFAAMLLESSPGERVLDLCGGAGLKAFYLAAKGAEVISYDLNPRRQQAGEKTARKLGLRVTYRTQDLTEPLPEKAKKVLLDAPCTGTGTFRSHPELRYRLAPQDPGRMAQLQLKLLETAARATEEGGVLVYSVCTLTEEEGEGVARAFLARHSEFEPEPIACPFPVLRSGLGVYVAPEGGLDGFYYLRLRKVNSRT
- the proC gene encoding pyrroline-5-carboxylate reductase; the protein is MKLVFVGLGKMGKSILKGALERGFLRPGEVGVVGRTPERTRELAEAFGLRPLSLKELVQAERVLLAVQPRDFPHLAPEMAHPGVGYISIMAGVSTAVLSRRLDTRRVVRAMPNLAAVIGESSTALTALKEAREAGDLDFARALFATVGDVYEIPEHLFDPFTAMSASAPAYLAVVAEALADAGVKMGMPRALALRLAAEALAATGELLKGRHPAQLKDEVASPGGTTIHGLHALEARSLRAAFYEAVEAATRRGHELGEAE